A genome region from Triticum aestivum cultivar Chinese Spring chromosome 2B, IWGSC CS RefSeq v2.1, whole genome shotgun sequence includes the following:
- the LOC123045188 gene encoding WRKY transcription factor WRKY51 has protein sequence MMTMDLIGGYGRADEQVAIQEAAAAGLRGMEHLILQLSRTGTSESSPVGSSEAPEQQVDCREITDMTVSKFKKVISILNHRTGHARFRRGPVVAQSQGPAVSEPAPVRASSSRSVTLDFTKASSGYGNDAGFSVSAASSSFMSSVTGDGSVSNGRGGGSSLMLPPLPSASCGKPPLASSAASTGAGAGQKRKCHDHAHSENVAGGKYGASGGRCHCSKRRKSRVRRMTRVPAISSKAAEIPADDFSWRKYGQKPIKGSPYPRGYYKCSTVRGCPARKHVERDPSDPSMLIVTYEGEHRHTPADQEPLAPLPEL, from the exons ATGATGACCATGGATCTGATTGGAGGATACGGGAGGGCGGACGAGCAGGTGGCCatccaggaggcggcggcggcggggctgcgcgGGATGGAGCACCTCATCCTGCAGCTCTCCCGGACAGGCACCAGCGAGAGCTCGCCGGTTGGGTCGTCGGAGGCGCCGGAGCAGCAGGTGGACTGCCGGGAGATCACTGATATGACAGTGTCCAAGTTCAAGAAGGTGATTTCTATCCTCAACCACCGCACTGGCCACGCCAGGTTCCGGCGCGGGCCTGTGGTGGCGCAGTCCCAGGGCCCCGCCGTGTCCGAGCCGGCGCCGGTGAGGGCGTCTTCGTCGAGGTCCGTGACCTTGGACTTCACCAAGGCGTCTTCTGGGTACGGAAACGACGCTGGCTTCAGCGTCTCGGCCGCGAGCTCATCCTTCATGTCGTCGGTGACCGGTGACGGGAGCGTGTCCAACGGACGCGGGGGCGGGTCCTCGCTGATGCTCCCGCCACTACCTTCGGCCAGCTGCGGGAAACCGCCGCTGGCGTCCTCCGCGGCATCCACCGGCGCGGGTGCCGGGCAGAAACGCAAGTGCCACGACCACGCGCACTCCGAGAACGTCGCCGGCGGAAAGTACGGCGCCTCCGGTGGCCGCTGCCACTGCTCCAAGCGCAG GAAGTCCCGGGTTCGGCGGATGACTCGCGTGCCGGCGATCAGCTCGAAGGCAGCGGAGATCCCCGCGGACGACTTCTCGTGGCGCAAGTACGGGCAGAAGCCTATCAAGGGCTCCCCCTACCCACG AGGTTACTACAAGTGCAGCACGGTGCGCGGGTGCCCGGCGCGGAAGCACGTGGAGCGCGACCCCAGCGACCCCTCCATGCTCATCGTGACCTACGAAGGCGAGCACCGGCACACCCCCGCGGACCAGGAGCCGCTCGCCCCGCTACCGGAGCTCTGA